Proteins encoded within one genomic window of Couchioplanes caeruleus:
- a CDS encoding MMPL family transporter gives MRKNPATVRIARWSATHPWSAIGLWTAFVVVCYLLGGAVGTNRISDAESGVRESGTATRLEASGDFAEAPEESVLITAEHGGKLDATAAEAVSDDVIARMRALPEVAEVGKAIPAPDGEAVLVPVTMAGDTETADAHVQPLLDQSAAVQRAHPGFRVEQVGTGSTAKGLTETLGEDFARAEFLSLPMTLLILLVVFGAVIAAGIPVVLALSSVGAAIGLSALVSHFVPATSTVTNVILLMGMAVGVDYSLFFVKREREERARGRDRLDAIEIAALTSGHTVLMSGITVIVAMAGLYLARETTFTSLATGSIVVVAVAMLASLTVLPALLAKLGRWVDRPKVPFLWRLTMRSGPSRVWPKLLRPALSHPVLTLIVSVGALLALAAPALDMRLKQSSTEDLSRDIAVVRAMDRLTAHFPSEGTTHQVVVRAPAAHSEAVTTALQGLIDKAEADPLFAKDREPTVRESADRTVHTVTVGTPHSAKSDGAHASLAALRSWLPEAVSGISGVEYAVGGKVAQGDDFTHHLQERLPWVVGFVLLLTMGMMAVMFRSIAIALSAVLLNLLSAAAAFGVLVAVFQHTWAEGVLDFSSSGALINWLPLFLFVILFGLSMDYHVFVVSRIREAAQQGRPLRAAVEEGITRSAGVVTSAAVVMVGVFSIFGTLSLIEFKQLGVGLATAILIDALVIRTYVLPALMAVLGDRNWWPGRITVGRPAERTPAAVGSGTRWAPPQHGYTRATSAQLQPADDA, from the coding sequence GTGAGGAAGAACCCGGCAACGGTGCGGATCGCGCGCTGGAGCGCGACCCATCCGTGGTCTGCGATCGGCCTGTGGACGGCCTTCGTCGTCGTGTGTTACCTGCTGGGCGGCGCGGTCGGCACCAACCGGATCAGCGACGCCGAGTCAGGCGTGCGCGAGTCCGGTACGGCGACCCGGCTGGAGGCGTCCGGCGACTTCGCGGAGGCACCCGAGGAGAGCGTCCTGATCACCGCCGAGCACGGCGGCAAGCTCGACGCCACCGCGGCCGAGGCGGTGTCCGACGACGTCATCGCGCGGATGCGGGCCCTGCCCGAGGTCGCCGAGGTCGGCAAGGCGATCCCCGCCCCGGACGGCGAAGCGGTCCTGGTCCCGGTCACGATGGCGGGTGACACCGAGACGGCGGACGCGCACGTGCAACCTCTGCTCGACCAGAGCGCGGCCGTTCAGCGGGCGCACCCCGGCTTCCGGGTCGAACAGGTCGGCACCGGCTCGACCGCGAAGGGCCTGACCGAGACCCTCGGCGAGGACTTCGCACGGGCCGAGTTCCTCAGCCTGCCGATGACCCTGCTCATCCTGCTCGTCGTCTTCGGTGCGGTGATCGCGGCGGGCATCCCGGTGGTGCTGGCGCTCTCCTCGGTGGGCGCCGCCATCGGCCTCTCCGCGCTGGTCTCCCACTTCGTGCCGGCGACCAGCACGGTCACCAACGTCATCCTGCTGATGGGCATGGCGGTGGGCGTCGACTATTCGCTGTTCTTCGTCAAGCGCGAACGGGAGGAACGGGCCAGGGGCAGGGACCGGCTCGACGCGATCGAGATCGCCGCACTGACCTCCGGTCACACCGTCCTCATGTCCGGCATCACGGTGATCGTGGCCATGGCCGGTCTCTACCTGGCCCGCGAGACGACCTTCACCTCGCTGGCCACCGGCTCGATCGTGGTGGTCGCGGTCGCGATGCTGGCGTCGCTGACCGTCCTGCCGGCGCTGCTGGCGAAGCTCGGCCGCTGGGTGGATCGGCCCAAGGTGCCGTTCCTGTGGCGCCTCACGATGCGTTCCGGACCATCCCGGGTGTGGCCGAAGCTACTGCGTCCGGCCCTGTCCCACCCCGTGCTCACCTTGATCGTGTCGGTCGGCGCGCTGCTGGCGCTGGCGGCGCCGGCGCTGGACATGAGGCTCAAGCAGTCCAGCACCGAGGACCTGTCCCGGGACATCGCGGTGGTCCGGGCCATGGACCGGTTGACGGCGCACTTCCCCAGCGAGGGCACCACGCACCAGGTAGTCGTGCGGGCGCCGGCCGCGCACTCGGAGGCGGTCACCACGGCGCTGCAGGGGCTGATCGACAAGGCCGAGGCCGATCCGCTGTTCGCCAAGGACCGCGAGCCGACGGTACGGGAGTCCGCCGACCGGACCGTGCACACCGTCACCGTCGGCACGCCGCATTCCGCCAAGTCGGACGGCGCGCATGCCTCGCTGGCCGCCCTGCGGAGCTGGCTACCGGAGGCGGTCAGCGGCATCTCCGGCGTCGAGTACGCGGTCGGAGGCAAGGTGGCCCAGGGCGACGACTTCACCCACCACCTGCAGGAACGGCTCCCCTGGGTGGTCGGCTTCGTGCTGCTGCTGACCATGGGGATGATGGCGGTGATGTTCCGCTCGATCGCCATCGCGCTGTCCGCGGTCCTGCTCAACCTGCTCTCCGCAGCGGCGGCGTTCGGCGTGCTGGTAGCGGTCTTCCAACACACGTGGGCCGAGGGCGTGCTGGACTTCAGCTCGTCCGGCGCTCTGATCAACTGGCTGCCGCTGTTCCTGTTCGTGATCCTGTTCGGGCTGTCGATGGACTATCACGTCTTCGTGGTCAGCCGGATCCGCGAGGCGGCTCAGCAGGGCCGGCCCCTGCGCGCGGCGGTCGAGGAGGGCATCACCCGCTCGGCCGGCGTGGTCACCAGTGCGGCCGTCGTGATGGTCGGGGTCTTCTCGATCTTCGGCACGCTGAGCCTGATCGAGTTCAAGCAGCTCGGCGTCGGGCTGGCCACCGCCATCCTGATCGACGCGCTGGTGATCCGCACGTACGTGCTGCCGGCGCTGATGGCCGTGCTCGGCGACCGGAACTGGTGGCCGGGCCGGATCACGGTCGGCCGGCCGGCCGAGCGAACCCCGGCGGCCGTCGGGTCGGGCACCCGGTGGGCGCCTCCGCAGCACGGCTACACCCGGGCCACCAGCGCGCAGCTTCAGCCGGCCGACGACGCATAG
- the topA gene encoding type I DNA topoisomerase produces MPSNARTTRLVIVESPSKAKTIAGYLGPDYFVEASFGHVRDLPKNADEVPEKYKGEPWARLGVDVDNGFSPLYVVSSDRKQQIAKLKQLAKEVDEIFLATDEDREGEAIAWHLVETIKPKVPVRRMVFHEITRPAIQAAVANPREIDKDLVDAQEARRILDRLYGYEVSPVLWKKVMPKLSAGRVQSVATRIVVERERQRMAFRTAEYWDINAQLAIQEKAEGTRSFSATLIALNGDRVATGKDFEPTTGRLKAGAAVVHLDGDGARGLAARLEDRPFTVTRVEEKPYRRRPYAPFITSTLQQEAARKLRMSSAQTMRTAQRLYENGYITYMRTDSVNLSETAIAAARRQIAELYGERSVPPEPRRYTGKVKNAQEAHEAIRPAGDVFRAPGELANELSGDEFRLYELIWRRTVASQMTDAVGNSISVRIRAVSTAQEEADFAATGKTITDPGFLRAYVESSDDENAEAEDAERRLPNLVKDQPLTAEELAAVGHHTSPPARYTEASLVKALEELGIGRPSTYSSIMQTIQDRGYVEKRGQALIPTFIAFAVIGLMEQHYPRLVDYNFTAAMENDLDGIAGGENASLDFLTSFYFGSQKAGADDAIANAGGLRKLVTENLSTIDARSINSIPLFADEEGRMIVVRVGRYGPYLQRQHPGATEESPNDRASIPDGVAPDELTPEKVTELFLGGGGERSLGDDPATGGPVLLKSGRFGPYVESGERRSSLFRTQSPETLTLEQALQLLSLPRVVGKDPEGAEIVAKNGKFGPYVQRGTDSRSLQSEGELFTITLDEALALLAAPKTRQRGAAKPPLREMGPDPVTQKPMVIKDGRFGPYVTDGEYNASLRRDQTPEELTVEQASEMLAEKRAKGPAPKKKAAAKKAPAKKAADGAEPAKKATAKKAAAKKATAAKKATPAKKAAPAKKATARKAAPAKATAATE; encoded by the coding sequence GTGCCGAGCAACGCCAGGACGACCCGTCTGGTCATCGTCGAGTCCCCGTCGAAGGCCAAGACGATCGCCGGCTACCTGGGGCCCGACTATTTCGTCGAGGCCTCCTTCGGTCATGTCCGCGACCTGCCGAAGAACGCCGACGAGGTCCCCGAGAAGTACAAGGGTGAGCCCTGGGCGCGGCTCGGCGTCGACGTGGACAACGGCTTCAGCCCGCTCTACGTGGTCTCCTCCGACCGCAAGCAGCAGATCGCCAAGCTGAAGCAGCTCGCCAAAGAGGTCGACGAGATCTTCCTCGCCACCGATGAGGACCGCGAGGGCGAGGCCATCGCCTGGCATCTCGTCGAGACGATCAAGCCCAAGGTCCCGGTCCGCCGGATGGTCTTCCACGAGATCACCCGGCCGGCGATCCAGGCGGCGGTCGCCAACCCCCGCGAGATCGACAAGGACCTGGTCGACGCGCAGGAGGCCCGGCGCATCCTCGACCGTCTGTACGGCTACGAGGTCAGCCCCGTGCTCTGGAAGAAGGTCATGCCGAAGCTCTCGGCGGGCCGGGTCCAGTCCGTGGCCACCCGGATCGTGGTCGAGCGCGAGCGCCAGCGGATGGCGTTCCGCACGGCGGAGTACTGGGACATCAACGCCCAGCTCGCCATCCAGGAGAAGGCCGAGGGGACGCGCTCGTTCTCCGCGACGCTGATCGCGCTCAACGGCGACCGCGTCGCGACCGGCAAGGACTTCGAGCCGACCACCGGCCGGCTCAAGGCCGGGGCCGCGGTCGTGCATCTGGACGGCGACGGCGCCCGCGGGCTGGCCGCCCGCCTGGAGGACCGGCCGTTCACCGTCACCCGGGTCGAGGAGAAGCCGTACCGGCGCCGGCCGTACGCGCCGTTCATCACCTCGACGCTGCAGCAGGAGGCCGCGCGCAAGCTGCGGATGTCGTCGGCCCAGACGATGCGGACCGCGCAGCGGCTGTACGAGAACGGTTACATCACGTATATGCGTACCGACTCGGTGAACCTGTCGGAGACGGCCATCGCGGCCGCCCGCCGGCAGATCGCCGAGCTCTACGGCGAGCGCAGCGTTCCGCCGGAGCCGCGCCGCTACACCGGCAAGGTCAAGAACGCGCAGGAGGCTCATGAGGCCATCCGCCCCGCCGGAGACGTCTTCCGCGCCCCGGGCGAGCTGGCCAACGAGCTGTCCGGCGACGAGTTCCGGCTCTACGAGCTGATCTGGCGGCGTACGGTCGCGTCTCAGATGACCGACGCCGTCGGAAACTCGATCTCCGTGCGCATCCGGGCGGTCTCGACCGCTCAGGAGGAGGCGGACTTCGCCGCGACCGGCAAGACCATCACCGACCCCGGCTTCCTGCGCGCCTACGTCGAGTCGTCCGACGACGAGAACGCCGAGGCCGAGGATGCCGAGCGCCGCCTGCCCAACCTGGTCAAGGATCAGCCGCTGACCGCCGAGGAACTGGCCGCGGTCGGTCACCACACCAGCCCGCCGGCGCGCTACACCGAGGCCTCGCTCGTCAAGGCCCTGGAGGAGCTCGGCATCGGCCGCCCGTCGACGTACTCGTCGATCATGCAGACGATCCAGGACCGCGGGTACGTGGAGAAGCGCGGCCAGGCGCTGATCCCGACCTTCATCGCGTTCGCGGTGATCGGCCTGATGGAGCAGCACTACCCGCGCCTGGTCGACTACAACTTCACCGCGGCGATGGAGAACGACCTCGACGGCATCGCCGGGGGCGAGAACGCCTCGCTGGACTTCCTCACCTCCTTCTACTTCGGCAGCCAGAAAGCCGGCGCGGACGACGCCATCGCCAACGCCGGGGGTCTGCGCAAGCTGGTCACCGAGAACCTCAGCACCATCGACGCCCGGTCGATCAACTCGATCCCGCTCTTCGCGGACGAGGAGGGTCGCATGATCGTGGTGCGGGTCGGCCGGTACGGGCCGTACCTGCAGCGGCAGCACCCGGGGGCCACCGAGGAGTCGCCGAACGACCGCGCGTCCATCCCGGACGGCGTCGCGCCCGACGAGCTGACCCCGGAGAAGGTCACCGAGCTCTTCCTGGGCGGCGGCGGCGAGCGCAGCCTCGGCGACGACCCGGCGACCGGCGGGCCGGTGCTGCTCAAGTCCGGCCGCTTCGGCCCGTACGTGGAAAGTGGTGAGCGGCGCTCGTCGCTGTTCCGCACCCAGTCGCCGGAGACCCTCACCCTCGAACAGGCGCTGCAACTGCTGAGCCTGCCCCGCGTCGTGGGCAAGGACCCCGAGGGCGCCGAGATCGTCGCCAAGAACGGCAAGTTCGGCCCGTACGTGCAGCGCGGCACCGACTCGCGGTCGCTGCAGAGCGAGGGCGAGCTCTTCACCATCACGCTGGACGAGGCGCTGGCGCTGCTGGCCGCCCCGAAGACCCGCCAGCGCGGTGCCGCCAAGCCGCCACTGCGCGAGATGGGTCCGGACCCGGTCACCCAGAAGCCGATGGTGATCAAGGACGGGCGGTTCGGCCCGTACGTGACCGACGGCGAGTACAACGCGTCGCTGCGGCGGGACCAGACGCCGGAGGAGCTGACCGTCGAGCAGGCGTCCGAAATGCTCGCGGAGAAGCGCGCCAAGGGCCCGGCCCCGAAGAAGAAGGCCGCGGCGAAGAAGGCCCCGGCGAAGAAGGCCGCCGACGGCGCCGAGCCCGCGAAGAAGGCCACGGCCAAGAAGGCGGCGGCGAAGAAGGCGACCGCGGCCAAGAAGGCGACTCCTGCAAAGAAGGCGGCGCCGGCGAAGAAGGCGACCGCGCGGAAGGCCGCGCCCGCGAAGGCGACCGCCGCCACCGAGTAG